The DNA region TGCCCTCGTTGGAATGATAGAAGAACGCCTTGTCGCCCTTCTTCATGTTGACGAGGTTCTGCCGCGCGGTGAAGTTGCGCACACCGGTCCAGGCTTCGCCCTTGGCGCCCTTGTCGACCTGCTGGTCCCACGACCAGACCGACGGTTCGGATTTCACCAGCCAGTAGTTCATCGCAACGTACCCCGTTCTCACACGTCAAAGCATGGCGATGTTACATTCACGCGGCTGCCCGCGACAAGCGCGGGCAACCGGCGCTGACGTTCACTGCTTCAGGTAGCGGTCGAAGAATTTGGCGATGTCGGTGAAGGCTTCCCTGGTCTCCGGCGCATCGACGTTGAACTGGTACTGCGCGTGGGACTGCCCCTCATAGACGTTGAGATCGGCGATGACGCCGGCGCGCTTGAGCTTGCGATGGGTGCGCACCGTGTTGCTGAGGAACAGGTCGCGCGTGCCTGACGTCAGGATGGTCGGCGGAAACCCCTTGAAGTCGCCGTAGATCGGCGAGATGTAGGGATTCTTCAGGTCCGCGCCGTTGGCGTAGAGTTTTGCGGCGCGGCCGAGCCAGCCGTCCCAGGTCACCAGGACATTGTCGGTCCATTCGTTGCTGGCGTAGCTGTCGCCGATCTTGTCGATATCGGCCCACGGCGTGCCCGGCGCGATCGCGGCGGGCAGCGGCAGCTTCTCGTCTTTCGCCCTCAGCACCATCGCGAGCGTCATCGCGCCGCCGGTCGAGGTGCCGAAGATCGCCAGCCGATGGTGCTCGTGCGATTTCAGCACCGCCTTCCAGACCGCCATCGCGTCGTCCATCGCGGCCGGATAGGGGAAGTCCGGCGGCATCCGGTAGTCGACCGAGATCACCTTGAAGCCGCCGATGCCGGCCATCATGACGGCTTCCGGCAACGCCGCCTCGCCGGGGCCGAACACATAGCCGCCGCCATGCACATGGATCAGCAGGCGGCGTCGGTTTTCCAGCGGCATCTTGCTCGGGGTGACGATGTAGCAATGCACGCCGGCGATCCTGGTCTCCTCGA from Bradyrhizobium genosp. L includes:
- a CDS encoding alpha/beta hydrolase encodes the protein MRQPQRAIVSISIAFAVAACGAARAQTAVPYDELAKSEGAANAENGKRVSPLKSIGNPTSDVSPEMQAMIGAPYPPHFNADPKTSAEWKELIDRRAKLAIAGLPAMKQKLGVKVEETRIAGVHCYIVTPSKMPLENRRRLLIHVHGGGYVFGPGEAALPEAVMMAGIGGFKVISVDYRMPPDFPYPAAMDDAMAVWKAVLKSHEHHRLAIFGTSTGGAMTLAMVLRAKDEKLPLPAAIAPGTPWADIDKIGDSYASNEWTDNVLVTWDGWLGRAAKLYANGADLKNPYISPIYGDFKGFPPTILTSGTRDLFLSNTVRTHRKLKRAGVIADLNVYEGQSHAQYQFNVDAPETREAFTDIAKFFDRYLKQ